In Thermobaculum terrenum ATCC BAA-798, one genomic interval encodes:
- a CDS encoding DUF2182 domain-containing protein: MSQANSHEVHQHGTNALQVLRRRENLWITVALLTITLGAWIYTIYRPNPMGGMDGGMMTGGGMSDVTLFLLGWSVMMVAMMIPATLPLILLYRTVSRTRTTVSSFPWLGMGGLLAGYLAVWVVVGLPVYAYSLLADQMGSWGTALPAALLVAGGLYQFTALKRSCHSRCSSPLFFLMQYYKPGLSGAIRLGILHGIDCLGCCAGLMVGLVALGMMNLALMLTAAVIIFAEKTLPSGHRVSRPLGMAMVAGGILLLALSLTNGNHMTM; the protein is encoded by the coding sequence ATGTCGCAAGCGAACTCGCACGAAGTCCACCAACACGGTACGAACGCCCTACAGGTCCTCAGGCGGCGCGAGAACCTGTGGATCACGGTCGCGCTGCTCACGATAACCTTGGGAGCATGGATCTACACCATCTACAGGCCCAATCCAATGGGTGGCATGGATGGCGGGATGATGACGGGCGGCGGCATGAGCGATGTGACGCTCTTCCTGCTCGGTTGGAGCGTAATGATGGTCGCAATGATGATACCCGCGACGCTGCCGCTGATCCTACTCTACAGGACGGTGTCGCGCACGCGCACGACTGTATCGTCATTCCCATGGCTGGGGATGGGCGGACTCTTAGCAGGCTACCTCGCCGTATGGGTGGTGGTCGGGCTGCCGGTGTACGCCTACAGCTTGCTTGCCGATCAAATGGGATCATGGGGCACCGCGCTGCCAGCAGCGCTGCTGGTCGCGGGCGGGCTGTACCAGTTCACGGCCCTCAAGCGCTCGTGTCACTCTCGTTGCTCCTCCCCACTGTTCTTCCTCATGCAGTACTACAAACCCGGTCTGAGTGGGGCGATTAGGCTCGGGATACTGCACGGCATAGACTGTCTGGGCTGTTGCGCGGGACTGATGGTGGGGTTGGTCGCGCTTGGAATGATGAACTTAGCACTGATGCTCACGGCCGCCGTGATCATCTTCGCTGAGAAGACCTTGCCCTCCGGGCATCGGGTGTCCAGGCCGCTGGGCATGGCCATGGTAGCGGGAGGCATCCTGCTCCTGGCTTTGTCGTTGACCAACGGGAACCACATGACGATGTAG
- a CDS encoding DUF1326 domain-containing protein, with product MATQATPTWQIKGTIVLACNCDYGCPCNFNAPPTQGHCEGGWSWHIDEGSYGDVRLDNLTFSILCDWPGAIHEGNGKALVLIDEHADDAQHEAISTLVSGEVGGPWAILRHTWTEVYGPYPAAYELDLREHHSSIRAGSILDLELEPIRNPVTGAEAHPRILLPEGFVWKDGCVTASRKFRVQHSVSYDHSGKYAAFAKFEYSGPPS from the coding sequence ATGGCAACGCAAGCGACTCCCACATGGCAGATCAAGGGGACCATTGTCCTGGCATGCAACTGCGACTACGGATGTCCGTGCAACTTCAATGCACCACCCACCCAAGGCCATTGTGAGGGTGGGTGGAGCTGGCACATAGATGAGGGCAGCTACGGCGACGTACGTCTGGATAACCTTACCTTCTCGATCCTCTGCGACTGGCCGGGGGCGATCCACGAGGGCAACGGGAAGGCTCTCGTGCTGATCGACGAGCACGCAGATGACGCCCAGCACGAAGCCATCTCCACCCTAGTAAGCGGTGAGGTGGGTGGCCCCTGGGCGATCCTGAGGCACACCTGGACAGAAGTTTACGGGCCGTACCCCGCTGCCTACGAGCTCGACCTGCGAGAGCATCATTCCTCGATCCGTGCGGGCAGCATTCTGGACCTGGAGCTCGAGCCCATTAGGAACCCGGTCACAGGGGCGGAGGCGCATCCGCGCATCCTGCTGCCGGAAGGCTTCGTCTGGAAAGATGGGTGCGTTACCGCCTCCCGGAAGTTCCGGGTACAGCACAGCGTATCCTACGATCACTCGGGCAAGTACGCTGCGTTCGCTAAGTTCGAGTACTCCGGGCCACCCTCATAG
- a CDS encoding AraC family transcriptional regulator: MMRTPKGLTNSPDFSTRRSPPDLLADLLSVIGLAGAMVLRAELAAPWAYESSPSGDLAHILHLSARRLMVMYVVTKGKCCLRLHDGIALELSEGEVVLLPYADRHTVTSCESEVAPSQSLLQASWLQRQLPQHDGAGPHTGLICIYLQCDDPIFDPVVGSFAPVLEIQLPTGAATTWVMESARYAAEATEGLWLTSPSIVLRPLELLLLEVLRRYWASHPLQIGWFAALHDPIVGPALRELHADPAHRWTVEELARRSACSRSTLSERFSRLLGRAPMHYLNEWRLQTAAHLLRDTTLSAAAVAY, encoded by the coding sequence ATGATGCGGACGCCGAAGGGGTTGACCAATTCGCCTGATTTCTCCACACGGCGATCGCCGCCGGACCTGCTGGCTGATCTGCTGTCGGTGATCGGCCTGGCGGGTGCCATGGTGCTGCGGGCCGAGCTCGCTGCCCCCTGGGCTTACGAATCCTCTCCCTCGGGCGACCTGGCCCACATCCTGCACTTGTCGGCGCGACGACTCATGGTGATGTACGTCGTTACCAAGGGGAAGTGCTGCCTGCGTTTGCACGATGGGATCGCCCTGGAGCTCAGCGAAGGGGAAGTGGTGCTGTTGCCTTATGCGGATCGGCATACCGTGACCAGCTGCGAGTCGGAGGTAGCTCCAAGCCAATCGCTGCTGCAGGCGTCTTGGCTACAACGACAGCTACCCCAACATGATGGAGCTGGCCCACATACTGGTCTGATCTGCATCTACCTCCAATGTGATGACCCGATCTTTGACCCCGTGGTAGGCTCATTTGCGCCCGTACTTGAGATCCAGCTACCTACCGGGGCAGCAACGACCTGGGTTATGGAGAGTGCCCGTTACGCGGCCGAGGCAACTGAGGGACTGTGGCTGACGTCACCTTCCATAGTGCTGCGCCCGCTGGAACTCTTGCTCCTCGAGGTGCTGCGGCGATACTGGGCAAGCCATCCGCTACAGATCGGCTGGTTCGCTGCCCTGCATGATCCTATCGTGGGGCCTGCACTGAGGGAGCTGCATGCGGATCCGGCTCACAGGTGGACCGTCGAGGAGCTGGCGCGGCGGTCAGCATGCTCTCGCTCCACCCTCAGCGAGCGGTTTAGCCGCCTGCTGGGGCGTGCTCCCATGCACTACCTGAACGAATGGCGGCTCCAGACAGCAGCACATCTGCTGCGCGATACAACTTTGAGCGCAGCTGCCGTGGCGTACTAA
- a CDS encoding ADP-ribosylglycohydrolase family protein — protein MLPTKVVAERIRQAIEARALQGYVVDGLMARWEEVRSSPEELMRLQDTLRMLPLQPEWPYQEPSGLDEIRAERAPVQLSNLYLSEEEIADRIHGGWLGRIVGCILGKPLEVGYGQDEIRAYLEGADAYPLDDYVPSSSRTGQILRRDCVPSMRGFVQYAQEDDDLNYMCLALKLLERHGLKFTTLDVGLNWLESIPFMWTWGPEHSVYLNLATAVGEHYPEEIDLEQVTSHLNPGEELIGAQIRADVYGYICPGNPELAAALAWKDAYLTHRKNGLYGAMWVAATLASTFVAKDVEEAMRMGLAQIPRRSRFFEALEQTLAWAKLDGGWEETGRRISSCFGKYGFAGAINNACIVAAALMYGWGNGGEPASTIFERTITIAVQLGQDTDSNGATAGSIIGTMLGAHQLPQKWTVPLHDTLHTCVVGFGKENIKSLAHRTYELSRLTRWQSP, from the coding sequence ATGCTACCAACGAAAGTCGTGGCCGAACGCATTCGGCAAGCTATAGAAGCCCGCGCCCTGCAGGGCTACGTGGTGGATGGCCTGATGGCCAGGTGGGAGGAGGTGAGGTCCAGCCCAGAGGAGTTGATGCGCCTGCAAGACACCCTCCGCATGCTCCCCCTGCAGCCCGAGTGGCCCTACCAAGAGCCCTCAGGACTGGATGAGATACGGGCGGAGAGAGCACCAGTCCAGCTATCCAACCTGTACCTCTCTGAAGAGGAGATAGCAGACAGGATACACGGCGGGTGGCTGGGCAGGATCGTAGGATGCATCCTGGGTAAGCCGCTGGAGGTGGGGTACGGACAGGATGAGATCAGAGCCTACCTGGAGGGAGCAGATGCTTATCCCCTGGACGACTATGTACCTTCCAGCTCGCGCACAGGGCAGATACTCAGGCGTGATTGCGTGCCCAGCATGCGAGGCTTCGTCCAATACGCGCAGGAGGACGATGACCTTAACTACATGTGCCTGGCCCTCAAGCTCCTGGAGAGACATGGACTGAAGTTCACGACGCTGGACGTAGGGCTCAACTGGCTGGAGTCCATCCCGTTCATGTGGACCTGGGGACCTGAGCATTCCGTCTACCTGAACCTGGCCACCGCGGTGGGTGAGCACTATCCGGAGGAGATCGATCTGGAGCAGGTCACGAGCCACCTCAACCCCGGAGAAGAGCTGATAGGAGCCCAGATACGAGCGGACGTGTACGGCTACATCTGCCCGGGGAATCCCGAGCTGGCCGCTGCCCTGGCATGGAAGGATGCCTATCTCACCCATCGCAAGAACGGATTGTACGGGGCCATGTGGGTTGCCGCCACCCTAGCCAGCACCTTCGTGGCCAAAGACGTCGAAGAAGCGATGAGGATGGGCCTGGCACAGATACCCAGGAGGTCCCGGTTCTTTGAGGCCCTAGAACAGACGCTCGCGTGGGCCAAATTGGACGGCGGCTGGGAGGAGACGGGCAGGCGCATCTCCTCATGCTTCGGCAAATACGGCTTCGCGGGAGCCATCAACAACGCGTGTATAGTGGCCGCTGCCCTCATGTACGGTTGGGGCAACGGCGGCGAGCCGGCCTCGACGATCTTCGAGAGGACTATCACCATAGCCGTCCAGCTGGGGCAGGACACCGACTCCAACGGGGCCACAGCGGGATCGATCATCGGGACGATGCTCGGGGCGCACCAGCTACCACAGAAGTGGACCGTCCCTCTGCACGACACGCTGCACACCTGCGTCGTGGGCTTCGGCAAGGAGAACATAAAATCCCTTGCCCACCGCACCTACGAGCTCAGCAGGCTCACCAGGTGGCAATCGCCCTAG
- a CDS encoding substrate-binding domain-containing protein, producing the protein MQDQHNTPKMTRRQILRMGAAAGLALTLGGTYGCARNASSSGVTIWTPLTVVGDNDPILQAIEKATGVQIKLQQIEGSVYGQRLNASIATGKIPDIMALQPAAPDLLEKWATEGVIAAFEGKVADAAPNVIKEYIEQPALAELKINGKIYQQPIFWGKGTYPNFGLIHVRKDLLDKYGMAPPDTFDELFKFLKAAIDRGEKGVLFNGSGGVNGLLSAFAGAYGIPYTGWVKVGDHWEYAAIQPQMKEALLLFRKMVVSGLVNPVSWSTGSGATTARDLYVSGQGAALIFNGGGHVGRIQNDMDLGGKGYKEWLLPAPTNNAGHRGYTSEPQYAGTTILGNLRGNNPVGAAKVINYLLSKRVSSSLY; encoded by the coding sequence ATGCAAGACCAACACAATACACCCAAGATGACCAGACGGCAGATATTGAGAATGGGCGCGGCGGCGGGGCTTGCCCTGACGCTTGGGGGGACCTACGGCTGCGCCAGGAACGCTAGCAGCAGCGGCGTCACCATCTGGACGCCCCTTACCGTGGTCGGAGACAACGACCCCATCCTGCAGGCCATAGAGAAAGCGACCGGAGTGCAGATCAAGCTCCAACAGATCGAAGGTTCGGTATACGGTCAGCGGCTCAATGCTAGCATAGCCACTGGAAAGATACCAGATATTATGGCGCTTCAGCCAGCCGCTCCCGATCTACTGGAGAAGTGGGCCACCGAGGGCGTGATCGCAGCTTTCGAAGGCAAGGTCGCGGACGCGGCCCCAAACGTCATAAAAGAGTACATCGAACAACCTGCGCTAGCCGAGCTGAAGATTAACGGTAAGATCTACCAACAGCCGATATTCTGGGGTAAAGGTACTTACCCCAACTTTGGGTTGATACATGTACGTAAAGACCTGCTGGATAAATACGGCATGGCCCCACCGGACACCTTCGACGAGTTGTTCAAGTTCCTCAAGGCAGCCATCGATCGAGGTGAGAAGGGAGTGCTATTCAATGGCTCAGGTGGAGTTAACGGCCTGTTGAGCGCCTTTGCAGGCGCCTACGGTATCCCCTACACTGGCTGGGTCAAGGTGGGAGACCACTGGGAGTACGCGGCCATACAGCCACAGATGAAGGAGGCGCTGTTGCTGTTCCGCAAGATGGTGGTCTCTGGACTAGTGAACCCAGTATCCTGGTCCACAGGCAGCGGAGCAACCACGGCACGTGACCTGTACGTATCTGGCCAAGGGGCTGCCTTGATATTCAATGGCGGTGGTCACGTGGGACGCATCCAGAACGACATGGATCTGGGCGGCAAGGGCTACAAGGAGTGGTTACTGCCAGCGCCCACCAACAATGCGGGACATCGAGGCTATACTAGCGAGCCCCAGTACGCCGGCACAACCATCCTGGGCAATCTCAGAGGTAATAACCCTGTGGGGGCCGCTAAGGTTATCAACTACCTGCTAAGCAAGAGGGTATCAAGCTCACTGTACTAG
- a CDS encoding carbohydrate ABC transporter permease, with protein sequence MLAITRRISLDQILIILMLLLLLVVTAYPFLYILFISVMPYTNYMSQPFHLLPSGFTLDYYRIILATPALLHGFQISVLKTVVGTLLNVLVTMMAAWTLSRAHLPFRRSLIIFFAIPLFFGGGIIPFFLVVHALGLLDTFWALILPGLVSPFLVFLAMAYLREYPQEVVEAALVDGAGQFTVFWRIVMPTSQPIIATLAMLYGLGHWNDYFWPSVLVQDNLYPATVILRNGISGQLQLQQLGVNVSLVPQSVFSAMAVLLIVPPLLLYPFLQRYVVRGILIGSIKG encoded by the coding sequence ATGCTCGCGATTACAAGACGCATTAGTTTGGATCAGATACTGATAATATTGATGCTATTGTTACTCTTAGTAGTGACTGCTTACCCGTTCCTTTACATCCTATTCATCTCGGTAATGCCCTATACCAATTACATGAGTCAGCCATTCCACCTGCTACCTTCTGGTTTTACCTTAGATTACTACCGTATTATTCTGGCCACACCAGCACTGCTGCATGGGTTCCAGATATCAGTACTCAAGACGGTTGTAGGCACCTTGCTGAACGTCCTGGTTACTATGATGGCAGCCTGGACACTCTCCAGAGCTCACCTACCTTTTCGCAGGTCCCTGATCATATTCTTTGCCATACCTCTATTCTTTGGCGGAGGCATCATACCATTCTTCCTGGTGGTGCATGCCCTGGGGCTGCTCGACACCTTCTGGGCGCTCATACTGCCTGGGTTAGTTTCTCCATTTCTTGTCTTCCTTGCCATGGCCTACCTGAGGGAGTACCCACAGGAGGTAGTTGAAGCTGCGCTGGTTGACGGTGCGGGACAGTTTACGGTGTTTTGGCGAATAGTGATGCCTACATCACAGCCCATCATAGCGACCCTAGCTATGTTGTACGGACTGGGACACTGGAACGATTACTTCTGGCCAAGTGTCTTAGTACAGGACAACCTCTACCCAGCGACCGTGATACTGCGCAACGGCATCTCAGGGCAATTGCAGCTCCAGCAGCTGGGAGTGAACGTATCCCTTGTGCCACAATCAGTCTTCTCTGCAATGGCTGTATTGCTGATAGTACCGCCGTTACTACTTTACCCGTTCCTTCAGCGGTACGTGGTTAGAGGCATTCTCATAGGTTCAATAAAAGGCTAA
- a CDS encoding ABC transporter permease, whose protein sequence is MNVTTGGTDRLETLGVGVSAESGATTGKTTWQTFRRSWPLYTMLLPALLAVLIFSYGPMFGIVVAFQDYDPFLGFLRSPWVGFANFERIFSDPFFMAALRNSVTISFLKLLFGFPSAVILALLLNELHYRWFKRIIQTSSLLPYFVSWVVVAAIFAELLSPDGPVNGILHKLLGIKPLLFLTDPILFLWTMIFQDVWKGIGFGALLYLAAIAAIDPTLYEAAIVDGANRWQQMWYVTLPGIAQTMVVLFVLACGSLINAGFEQIIVQYSPSVYSTADILETLTYRLGLGQAEFGLAAAVGLFQAVVGFSLLLVSNLIVRKLSNRSLF, encoded by the coding sequence ATGAACGTTACGACCGGCGGGACTGATCGGCTGGAGACGCTGGGCGTTGGCGTCTCCGCCGAAAGCGGCGCGACGACCGGCAAGACCACATGGCAGACTTTTCGGAGGAGCTGGCCCCTGTATACTATGCTCCTACCAGCCTTACTCGCCGTGCTCATATTCAGCTATGGGCCTATGTTCGGCATAGTGGTAGCCTTCCAGGATTACGATCCCTTTCTAGGGTTCCTGCGTAGCCCTTGGGTGGGTTTTGCTAACTTCGAGAGGATCTTCAGCGACCCGTTCTTCATGGCAGCGCTACGCAACTCGGTAACCATCAGCTTTCTCAAGTTATTGTTTGGTTTCCCCTCGGCAGTGATACTTGCTTTGTTGCTCAACGAGTTACATTACCGATGGTTCAAGCGAATCATACAAACTTCTTCTCTGCTCCCATACTTCGTGTCCTGGGTGGTAGTAGCAGCTATATTCGCCGAGCTTCTATCCCCAGATGGCCCAGTGAACGGTATCTTGCACAAACTCCTTGGCATCAAGCCATTGCTATTCCTCACAGACCCAATCCTCTTCCTATGGACGATGATCTTTCAGGATGTGTGGAAGGGCATAGGGTTTGGGGCACTACTTTACTTAGCGGCTATAGCTGCAATAGATCCTACACTATACGAAGCAGCCATCGTGGACGGTGCCAACCGATGGCAACAGATGTGGTACGTCACTCTGCCCGGGATAGCACAGACAATGGTGGTGCTATTCGTCCTAGCTTGTGGCAGCCTGATAAACGCCGGCTTTGAGCAGATAATCGTGCAGTATAGTCCTTCAGTGTATTCCACAGCTGACATACTGGAAACTTTGACTTACCGACTAGGCCTTGGACAGGCAGAGTTTGGCTTAGCAGCAGCTGTCGGATTGTTCCAAGCAGTTGTGGGGTTCTCTCTGCTACTAGTGTCCAACCTAATAGTCAGAAAGCTCTCCAATCGGAGCCTCTTCTAG
- a CDS encoding helix-turn-helix domain-containing protein, whose product MLGRMQAYGYDTATNIPEGRQEPGSAARGQDQASVIDPCGGGARNPKVLLNDSAHRLHGKPLAEFSGTNTFDTFNGWNDSQGPDWYCITFPHPVECNCIEMTMGFPYRDGGWWTTLGVEFRRDHRAPWLPVNNLTITPSYDFEDHRGERRPFETYALTFDPVRVQSLRVIGMPGGIAQFTSLARLAVYERDLSRWNPMELPGPPLPDVFELIDSAIVWDISESMKKLCGLDVALPLMEYYLDEARFSQFWERIRHNYEGEPELWFLVGNVLGWRTWNRRTPAVARVSRTNRTEPYIHRTFHNTLGQARAPVVVDGHPVGEVMTQYVILEDAFDLDWHKRWAAKHGIPWRDYQAAIERSPHKTTSQMEGAATLLGTIANTIASLAQHISRVSILEDDHTRWKRELVQRAIDLMEERLERQVTVSQVAHEVGLSMPYFCRIFTEQTGMPPSEYLINLRLSRAQEYLRYTDLTVSEVAHLLGYDTSYFSRLFKQRTGRTPGDYALQHRSHH is encoded by the coding sequence ATGTTAGGGAGGATGCAGGCGTATGGCTACGATACGGCGACTAACATCCCCGAGGGCCGACAAGAACCTGGCTCTGCTGCCCGGGGTCAGGATCAGGCTTCCGTGATCGATCCCTGTGGCGGTGGTGCGCGTAATCCCAAGGTGTTGCTCAACGATAGCGCCCATCGGCTACATGGTAAACCCCTGGCGGAGTTCAGCGGCACCAACACCTTCGACACTTTCAATGGCTGGAACGACTCCCAGGGACCAGACTGGTACTGCATCACCTTCCCCCACCCCGTAGAGTGCAACTGCATAGAGATGACGATGGGATTCCCCTATAGAGATGGCGGATGGTGGACGACGCTTGGCGTGGAGTTTAGGCGGGACCATCGGGCCCCATGGCTGCCGGTAAATAATCTAACGATCACCCCAAGCTATGACTTCGAGGACCACAGGGGAGAGCGCCGCCCGTTCGAGACCTACGCTCTCACTTTTGATCCGGTGCGCGTCCAGTCTTTGAGGGTTATAGGCATGCCTGGTGGCATCGCACAATTTACCTCTCTTGCCAGGCTGGCCGTATACGAGCGGGACCTGTCCAGGTGGAACCCCATGGAGCTTCCCGGGCCGCCACTCCCCGACGTGTTCGAGCTCATAGATTCGGCCATAGTCTGGGACATCTCCGAAAGCATGAAGAAGCTCTGCGGGCTGGACGTTGCCCTCCCGCTGATGGAGTACTACCTGGACGAAGCCCGGTTCTCTCAGTTCTGGGAACGGATCAGGCATAACTACGAGGGGGAACCCGAGCTCTGGTTCCTGGTGGGCAACGTGTTAGGTTGGAGGACGTGGAACCGCAGGACGCCGGCCGTAGCGCGCGTCAGCAGGACCAACCGCACCGAGCCTTACATCCACAGGACTTTCCACAACACCCTCGGGCAGGCCAGGGCGCCCGTCGTCGTGGACGGCCACCCAGTAGGAGAGGTGATGACCCAGTACGTGATCCTGGAGGACGCCTTCGACCTGGATTGGCACAAGCGCTGGGCGGCCAAGCACGGCATTCCCTGGCGAGATTACCAGGCAGCGATAGAGAGATCACCGCACAAGACCACATCCCAGATGGAAGGGGCGGCAACGCTGCTGGGCACGATAGCTAACACCATCGCCAGCCTCGCGCAGCATATCAGCCGGGTCAGCATCCTGGAGGATGACCACACGCGTTGGAAGCGAGAGCTGGTCCAGCGCGCCATAGACCTCATGGAAGAGCGTCTCGAGAGGCAGGTAACGGTGTCGCAGGTAGCACATGAGGTCGGGCTGAGCATGCCCTACTTCTGCCGTATATTCACAGAGCAGACCGGCATGCCCCCCAGCGAGTACCTCATAAACCTCAGGCTGTCCAGAGCACAGGAGTACCTGCGCTACACGGACCTCACCGTAAGCGAGGTAGCCCACCTGCTGGGCTACGATACTAGCTACTTCTCCCGCCTCTTCAAGCAGCGCACAGGTCGCACCCCCGGCGACTACGCCCTCCAGCACCGCTCGCACCACTAG
- a CDS encoding GNAT family N-acetyltransferase produces the protein MQRQFVVVPTKLRGDTLLLEPLDERHAPDLLAHCDLTSLAYMRNKPQELTPEAMERYIESLKSTPAMVPFAIVLLATGQAVGVTTYMHIRPADRGLEIGSTWISPRYWGTRVNPESKYLLLEHAFDRLGAIRVELRTDSRNVRSQRAIEKLGAVREGVLRRHMIMPDGYVRDTVVYAITDQDWPRIKARLQERLETS, from the coding sequence TTGCAAAGACAATTCGTAGTGGTACCCACTAAGCTGCGGGGTGACACCCTGCTGCTGGAGCCCCTGGATGAGCGCCACGCTCCCGATCTGCTCGCGCACTGCGACCTGACGTCCCTAGCCTACATGCGCAACAAGCCGCAGGAGCTCACCCCGGAGGCGATGGAGCGCTACATAGAGAGCCTCAAGAGCACCCCGGCGATGGTGCCCTTCGCTATCGTCCTGCTCGCGACGGGGCAGGCCGTGGGGGTGACCACCTACATGCACATCAGGCCCGCGGACCGTGGGCTCGAGATAGGGTCGACCTGGATCTCCCCTCGGTACTGGGGCACGCGCGTCAACCCAGAGAGCAAGTACCTGCTCCTAGAGCACGCGTTCGACCGCCTGGGAGCTATCAGGGTGGAGCTGCGCACCGACTCCCGCAACGTCCGTAGCCAGAGGGCGATCGAGAAGCTGGGAGCCGTCCGTGAGGGCGTGCTCCGGCGACACATGATCATGCCCGACGGCTACGTGCGGGACACGGTCGTGTACGCCATCACGGACCAGGACTGGCCACGGATCAAAGCCCGTCTGCAGGAGAGGCTTGAGACATCCTGA